In Humulus lupulus chromosome 6, drHumLupu1.1, whole genome shotgun sequence, a single genomic region encodes these proteins:
- the LOC133784973 gene encoding uncharacterized protein LOC133784973 yields the protein MKRNFKSIKNSSTSIGKNDKTTKSSYADVNINLEDLESDPGLRTPIMDHPLKIRDQVRRAYMQKGPCQPHLKPFPSTKVGPQSRAFNGAWYEEFQNWLEYSVSKDGAFCLYCYLFKSNCGGQSGGDSFVGQGFRNFKNGKARLYTHVGGPSSVHNQARKMCEALMNEKQHIQTFFEKHSKQGRSEYRSRLEAVVDCIRLLLRQGLAFRGDDESGDSSNQGNFLDKNLKLTSPDIQKDIVRAAAFETLDIIIKEIGDALLSILVDESRDISTKEQMAVVLRYVDIDRCVIERFVGIEHVANTTAVSLKGAIDKLFSRYGLSISKLRGQCYDGATNMQGEFSGLKTLILNENPSAFYVHCFAHQLQLALVAVAKKHILVAYLFSVVTMVINVVGCSSKHCDILREKQDVIISEALKCGEISSGRGLNQENNLKRPSDTRWGSHYATLVSLINLFSPITNVLQIIVDDGRANSEQRFEASNLLSLMLTFDFIFSLHLMKALLGITNELSKALQRKDQDIANAMKLVEICKERLQAMRGNEWDSFLNQVSSFCAKYNVDVPDMDDTFVAQGRSRRKTQEMTNLHHYRVEFFFVVIDIQLQELNEHFNEVNTELILCLASLCPGDSFVAFDKKKLVRFAEYYPKDFSTFELMILDDQLETYIIDIRTNEKFLGLKSIGDLAQKMVETKKNIVYPLVYRLITLALILPVVTAMVERVFSSMNILKNRLRNRMGDQWMNDCLLVYIEKDIFNSLDNEVIMQRFQNMKTRRGRL from the exons ATGAAGAGGAAttttaaaagtataaaaaattccTCAACTTCTATAGGAAAGAATGATAAAACTACAAAATCAAGTTATGCGGATGTCAACATAAATCTTGAAGATCTTGAAAGTGACCCAGGATTGAGAACACCGATTATGGACCATCCTTTAAAAATTCGTGATCAAGTTCGGCGAGCATATATGCAAAAAGGTCCTTGTCAACCTCACCTCAAGCCATTTCCATCGACAAAAGTTGGACCTCAATCAAGAGCATTCAACGGTGCTTGGTATGAGGAATTTCAAAATTGGCTTGAATATAGTGTATCAAAAGATGGTGCATTTTGTCTGTATTGTTATCTGTTTAAATCAAATTGCGGAGGACAATCAGGTGGTGATTCATTTGTTGGTCAAGGATTTAGAAATTTTAAAAATGGAAAAGCAAGACTCTATACTCATGTTGGAGGTCCATCTAGTGTTCACAATCAAGCTAGGAAAATGTGTGAAGCGTTAATGAACGAAAAACAACATATTCAAACATTTTTTGAAAAACATTCAAAGCAAGGTCGTAGTGAGTATCGAAGTCGTTTGGAAGCAGTAGTTGATTGCATTCGTTTGTTATTGCGACAAGGGCTTGCTTTTCGTGGTGATGATGAATCTGGAGACTCGAGTAATCAAGGTAACTTTCTTGA TAAGAATTTAAAATTAACATCACCTGATATTCAGAAAGATATTGTGAGGGCTGCAGCTTTTGAAACACTTGATATCATTATTAAAGAAATTGGAGATGCGTTGCTTTCTATTTTAGTTGATGAATCTCGTGATATTTCAACTAAGGAGCAAATGGCTGTTGTGTTGCGATATGTAGATATAGATAGGTGTGTGATTGAACGATTTGTGGGAATTGAACATGTGGCCAATACCACAGCTGTGTCACTTAAAGGTGCTATTGATAAATTATTTTCTAGATATGGATTAAGCATATCTAAATTGCGGGGACAATGTTATGATGGGGCAACCAATATGCAAGGAGAGTTCAGTGGTCTTAAAACTCTTATTTTGAATGAGAATCCATCAGCTTTTTATGTTCATTGTTTTGCTCACCAACTTCAACTTGCTCTTGTAGCTGTCGCAAAGAAGCATATTCTAGTTGCTTATCTTTTTAGTGTGGTAACTATGGTGATAAATGTCGTTGGATGTTCTTCTAAGCATTGTGATATTCTTAGAGAAAAGCAAGATGTTATTATTTCTGAAGCACTCAAGTGTGGTGAAATTTCAAGTGGAAGAGGGCTAAATCAAGAAAACAATCTTAAACGTCCCAGTGATACTCGTTGGGGTTCACATTATGCTACATTGGTAAGCTTGATTAACTTATTCTCCCCTATAACTAATGTTCTTCAAATAATAGTAGACGATGGCCGAGCAAACTCTGAACAAAGGTTTGAAGCAAGTAATTTATTGTCTTTGATGTTAACATTTGATTTTATATTCAGTCTACATTTAATGAAAGCACTGTTGGGAATAACAAATGAATTGTCAAAAGCACTACAGAGAAAAGATCAAGATATTGCAAATGCCATGAAATTAGTGGAAATTTGCAAGGAAAGATTACAAGCAATGAGAGGCAATGAATGGGATTCCTTTCTTAATCAAGTCTCAAGCTTTTGTGCTAAATATAATGTGGATGTTCCTGATATGGATGATACATTTGTTGCCCAAGGTCGATCACGGCGCAAAACTCAAGAAATGACAAATTTACATCACTATCGTGTGGAATTCTTTTTTGTTGTTATTGATATCCAACTTCAAGAGCTAAATGAACATTTCAATGAGGTAAACACCGAACTAATTCTTTGTTTAGCTTCTTTGTGCCCTGGTGATTCATTTGTAGCTTTTGACAAAAAAAAGTTGGTCCGGTTTGCTGAGTATTATCCCAAAGACTTTTCTACTTTTGAGCTTATGATACTCGATGATCAACTTGAAACTTACATTATTGATATACGTACTAATGAGAAGTTCTTGGGTTTGAAAAGTATTGGAGATCTTGCTCAAAAAATGGTCGAAACAAAGAAAAATATTGTCTATCCACTGGTGTATCGACTTATTACATTGGCATTGATTCTACCTGTTGTTACTGCTATGGTGGAAAGAGTATTTTCTTctatgaatattttgaaaaacaGATTGCGTAATCGAATGGGAGATCAATGGATGAATGATTGTTTACTTGTGTACATTGAAAAAGACATTTTCAATAGCCTTGACAATGAAGTTATCATGCAACGATTTCAAAACATGAAAACCCGTCGAGGCagattgtaa